From one Micromonospora siamensis genomic stretch:
- a CDS encoding alpha-ketoacid dehydrogenase subunit beta translates to MPRLSYRKALTRALADELARDSDVFLLGEDIRVAASNVTAGLLKRFGPERVIDTPLSEQAFTSFATGAALAGLRPVIEFQIPSLLFLVFEQIVNHAHKFPLMTGGQCAVPVTYLVPGSGSRTGWAGQHSDHPYSLFAHVGVTTVVPATPADAYGLLVSAIRCDDPVVVFAPAGALDVRDDVDLAGLAPVPLGLGVVRRAGDDVTVVAVGHLVHDALAVAEELAGQVSVEVFDPRTLYPFDVDGLVDSVSRTGRLVVVDDSNRSCGIAAEIITSVLERVRLAAPPRRVTRPDGAVLPFAPALDRAVQPGRDQLTAAIQLSMKDAS, encoded by the coding sequence ATGCCCAGGTTGTCGTACCGCAAGGCGCTCACCCGGGCGCTCGCCGACGAGCTGGCCCGCGACTCCGACGTCTTCCTGCTCGGCGAGGACATCCGGGTGGCCGCCTCGAACGTCACCGCCGGGCTGCTCAAGCGGTTCGGGCCGGAGCGGGTGATCGACACCCCGCTGTCGGAGCAGGCGTTCACCAGCTTCGCCACCGGGGCGGCCCTGGCCGGGCTGCGGCCGGTGATCGAGTTCCAGATCCCGTCGCTGCTGTTCCTGGTCTTCGAGCAGATCGTCAACCACGCGCACAAGTTCCCGCTGATGACCGGCGGGCAGTGCGCGGTGCCGGTCACCTACCTGGTGCCCGGTTCCGGGTCGCGGACCGGCTGGGCGGGGCAGCACTCCGACCACCCGTACAGCCTCTTCGCCCACGTCGGGGTGACCACGGTGGTGCCGGCCACCCCGGCCGACGCGTACGGGCTGCTGGTGTCGGCGATTCGCTGCGACGACCCGGTGGTGGTCTTCGCCCCGGCCGGTGCGCTGGACGTCCGGGACGACGTGGACCTGGCCGGGTTGGCCCCGGTTCCGCTGGGCCTCGGTGTCGTGCGCCGGGCCGGTGACGACGTCACCGTGGTCGCGGTCGGGCACCTGGTGCACGACGCGCTGGCAGTGGCCGAGGAGCTTGCCGGCCAGGTGTCGGTGGAGGTCTTCGACCCGCGCACCCTCTACCCGTTCGACGTCGACGGGCTGGTCGACTCGGTGTCGCGCACCGGGCGGCTGGTGGTCGTGGACGACTCCAACCGGTCCTGTGGCATCGCCGCCGAGATCATCACCAGCGTGCTGGAACGGGTGCGGCTGGCCGCCCCGCCCCGGCGGGTCACCCGCCCCGACGGCGCGGTGCTGCCCTTCGCACCGGCCCTGGACCGGGCCGTGCAGCCGGGGCGGGACCAGCTCACCGCCGCCATCCAACTGAGCATGAAGGACGCATCATGA
- a CDS encoding DinB family protein — translation MARFVQQPDYEGAEFIDLSMASATFREVDLSGARMRGVLLLDADIDGAIDGLRVNGVEVMPLIEAELDRLHPERLRLQPTTPETMRDAVDVIEELWQATLRRASVLPEEAVHRSVNDEWSLAQTLRHTIFVVDAWYGHAAALRPNPFHPIGVPASFTTNGTEFGIDESAAAERTAVKCLQVIFSDQWAHVQFADRDLAILEQEFA, via the coding sequence ATGGCGCGATTCGTGCAGCAGCCCGACTACGAGGGTGCGGAGTTCATCGACCTGTCAATGGCCAGCGCAACCTTCCGCGAGGTGGATCTCAGCGGCGCCCGGATGCGTGGCGTGCTGCTGTTGGACGCCGACATCGACGGGGCGATCGATGGCCTGCGCGTCAACGGCGTGGAGGTCATGCCATTGATCGAGGCCGAGCTGGATCGCCTGCACCCCGAACGGCTTCGACTGCAGCCAACCACACCCGAGACGATGCGCGATGCGGTGGATGTCATCGAGGAGCTGTGGCAAGCGACGCTGCGACGCGCAAGCGTGCTGCCAGAGGAAGCCGTCCACAGATCAGTGAACGACGAATGGTCGCTCGCCCAAACCCTGCGCCACACGATCTTCGTCGTGGACGCCTGGTATGGCCACGCGGCGGCCCTTCGCCCGAACCCGTTCCATCCGATCGGCGTGCCCGCATCGTTCACCACCAACGGCACCGAGTTCGGCATCGACGAGTCTGCCGCCGCCGAACGTACGGCGGTCAAGTGCCTGCAAGTCATCTTCAGCGACCAGTGGGCGCACGTGCAGTTCGCCGACCGCGACCTGGCCATCCTGGAACAGGAGTTTGCGTGA
- a CDS encoding SLOG cluster 4 domain-containing protein, translated as MEASVQVAVCGPADATATEVAYARRVGELLAERGVTVLCGDGGGVMAAVAAGARSRDGLVIGVRPDDGSDPGPADVSASVVTNMGQARNAVLVWSADAVIAVGGSWGTLSEVALAVRRGGIPVVVLGGWRVLDVDGGPVPGPQHVGSPEEAVRVALHPTG; from the coding sequence ATGGAGGCCAGTGTGCAGGTGGCGGTCTGCGGGCCGGCGGACGCGACGGCGACCGAGGTAGCGTACGCCCGGCGGGTGGGGGAGTTGCTCGCCGAGCGGGGTGTCACCGTCCTGTGCGGAGATGGTGGCGGGGTGATGGCCGCGGTCGCCGCCGGCGCCCGGTCCCGTGACGGCCTGGTGATCGGGGTACGCCCCGACGACGGCTCCGACCCCGGTCCCGCCGACGTCTCGGCGAGCGTGGTGACGAACATGGGGCAGGCGCGCAACGCGGTGCTGGTGTGGAGCGCCGACGCGGTGATCGCCGTCGGCGGCTCGTGGGGCACCCTCAGCGAGGTGGCCCTCGCGGTGCGGCGCGGTGGCATCCCGGTGGTGGTCCTCGGCGGCTGGCGCGTCCTCGACGTCGACGGTGGACCGGTGCCCGGTCCACAGCACGTCGGCAGTCCCGAGGAAGCCGTCCGGGTGGCCCTGCATCCGACCGGTTGA
- a CDS encoding AAA family ATPase, whose amino-acid sequence MADDHLPADMTSNGIVVFSGPPCSGKSTVVKAMASRPGRRHLEVDALFDLLFPASDRNRDDRMGAYDGAHLLARMLVDRGQTVVLECTYARRDQRRSLLRALAGSPAPLWIVEFFVASDEAVTRFRARRQATDLDEDLVRERADAFPYSDQALRVESSFGTPQEQAGRILTWLEQGPQPVDRKAWAQAGRDWT is encoded by the coding sequence GTGGCCGACGACCACCTGCCGGCAGATATGACCAGCAATGGGATCGTCGTTTTCTCAGGCCCTCCGTGCTCGGGTAAAAGCACGGTCGTCAAGGCGATGGCCTCTCGGCCCGGACGGAGGCACCTGGAGGTCGACGCTCTTTTCGACCTCCTCTTTCCTGCGTCCGACAGGAACCGCGACGACCGCATGGGGGCCTACGACGGCGCGCATCTCCTGGCTCGGATGCTCGTCGATCGGGGACAGACTGTGGTCCTTGAATGCACCTATGCGCGTCGGGATCAGCGTCGCAGCCTGCTGAGAGCGTTAGCCGGCTCCCCTGCGCCGCTATGGATCGTTGAGTTCTTCGTGGCTTCTGACGAGGCAGTGACCAGGTTCCGGGCGCGGCGTCAGGCCACGGATCTCGACGAGGATCTCGTCCGCGAACGCGCCGACGCCTTCCCTTACTCCGACCAAGCTCTCCGCGTGGAGTCGTCCTTCGGGACACCGCAGGAACAGGCTGGGCGCATCCTCACATGGCTGGAGCAGGGCCCTCAGCCAGTAGACCGGAAGGCGTGGGCGCAAGCCGGACGAGATTGGACCTGA
- a CDS encoding ATP-grasp domain-containing protein → MIDPEYSWPPLGQAWAQLPEATRTGMVAAGAAAWEQVFHGRATYNKQWRLARPPVFTADAFRELNEVCDRIAQLILEACQRRAGTAGELRRLLDVPQGETKLLDEDEPLHEGLLAAYRPDVLFSGGAPCIVEYNIDSSLGGGFDADTVIQRYAQLYADRGLLDGAHPAPSLLDQRFVAIRQTLDLPDGARVALLMDFDADYPGLDDPETFVRILSPLADQARNFGIDLVIGPVSAAALDDRRRLVVDGAPVDALFRLFVPNRVTPSAGLDAVAGALAAGTLPMFVSAAAWLLGNKVNFAWLWADLDQLAEADRTLVRRYVPHTVVLTADQLDRALAEQHDLVAKPAGGSAGHGVLIGRELSPIAWEDGVRAAIEAGGNILQRYHHADRVPMDFVQIETGETVTAEVPYSLAPYLFGRTGSGALARVGYPGCDEVLNLARGVLLSGILLTD, encoded by the coding sequence ATGATCGATCCGGAGTACTCGTGGCCGCCCCTCGGCCAGGCGTGGGCGCAGCTGCCCGAGGCGACCCGTACCGGCATGGTGGCGGCCGGCGCCGCCGCCTGGGAGCAGGTCTTCCACGGTCGGGCCACCTACAACAAGCAGTGGCGGCTGGCCCGGCCGCCGGTGTTCACCGCCGACGCGTTCCGTGAGCTCAACGAGGTCTGCGACCGGATCGCCCAGCTCATCCTGGAGGCGTGCCAGCGGCGGGCCGGCACCGCCGGGGAGCTGCGCCGGCTGCTGGACGTGCCGCAGGGGGAGACGAAGCTGCTCGACGAGGACGAGCCGCTGCACGAGGGGCTGCTCGCCGCGTACCGGCCGGATGTGCTCTTCTCCGGCGGGGCGCCGTGCATCGTCGAGTACAACATCGACAGTAGCCTCGGCGGCGGCTTCGACGCCGACACGGTCATCCAGCGGTACGCGCAGCTCTACGCCGACCGCGGCCTGCTCGACGGCGCGCACCCCGCGCCCTCCCTGCTCGACCAGCGGTTCGTCGCCATCCGGCAGACCCTCGACCTGCCCGACGGCGCGCGGGTGGCGCTGCTGATGGACTTCGACGCCGACTATCCCGGCCTGGACGACCCGGAGACGTTCGTCCGGATCCTCTCCCCGCTGGCCGACCAGGCCCGGAACTTCGGCATCGACCTGGTCATCGGGCCGGTCTCCGCGGCCGCCCTCGACGACCGGCGGCGGCTGGTGGTCGACGGCGCGCCGGTGGACGCGCTGTTCCGGCTCTTCGTGCCCAACCGGGTCACCCCCAGCGCCGGCCTGGACGCCGTCGCCGGGGCGCTCGCCGCGGGCACCCTGCCGATGTTCGTCAGCGCCGCCGCCTGGCTGCTCGGCAACAAGGTGAACTTCGCCTGGCTCTGGGCGGACCTCGACCAGCTGGCCGAGGCGGACCGCACCCTGGTCCGCCGGTACGTCCCGCACACCGTGGTGCTCACCGCCGACCAGCTCGACCGGGCCCTCGCCGAACAGCACGACCTGGTGGCCAAGCCGGCCGGTGGCTCCGCCGGGCACGGCGTGCTCATCGGCCGGGAGCTGAGCCCGATCGCCTGGGAGGACGGCGTACGCGCCGCCATCGAGGCGGGCGGGAACATCCTGCAGCGCTACCACCACGCCGACCGGGTGCCGATGGACTTCGTGCAGATCGAGACCGGGGAGACCGTCACCGCCGAGGTCCCGTACAGCCTGGCCCCGTACCTGTTCGGCCGCACCGGTTCGGGCGCCCTGGCCCGGGTCGGCTACCCCGGCTGCGACGAGGTCCTCAACCTCGCCCGAGGTGTCCTCCTTTCCGGCATCCTCCTCACCGACTGA
- a CDS encoding DUF3050 domain-containing protein, with protein sequence MSRYDWGRTHPGIERLEQAVTDRREAVVQHPLYANLDTHESLVTFMEHHVFAVWDFMSLLKSLQRQLTCVTVPWIPTGPTGSRRLINDIVMVEESDELGEGYISHFELYVRGMREAGADTTAVDALIELLRAGTGVTEALAAAGVPAPSARFAATTWQIIESTPVHCQAAAFAFGREDLIPDMFTQVVAVNERSRRLHTFVDYLERHIEVDGEQHTPMAMQMLADLCGDDDVKWQECADTVNLALTARARLWDDILAAVKEGRDR encoded by the coding sequence ATGTCACGGTACGACTGGGGAAGGACCCACCCGGGCATCGAGCGGCTGGAGCAGGCGGTGACCGACCGCCGCGAAGCGGTCGTGCAGCACCCGCTCTACGCCAACCTGGACACCCACGAGTCGCTGGTCACCTTCATGGAGCACCACGTCTTCGCGGTCTGGGACTTCATGTCCCTGCTGAAGTCGTTGCAGCGGCAGCTGACCTGCGTGACCGTGCCGTGGATCCCCACCGGCCCGACCGGCAGCCGCCGGCTGATCAACGACATCGTGATGGTGGAGGAGAGCGACGAGCTCGGCGAGGGCTACATCAGCCACTTCGAGCTCTACGTGCGGGGCATGCGGGAGGCCGGCGCCGACACCACCGCCGTGGACGCGCTGATCGAGCTGCTGCGCGCCGGCACCGGCGTCACCGAGGCGCTGGCCGCGGCCGGCGTGCCCGCACCGTCGGCCCGGTTCGCCGCCACCACCTGGCAGATCATCGAGTCGACCCCGGTGCACTGCCAGGCCGCCGCGTTCGCCTTCGGCCGCGAGGACCTGATCCCCGACATGTTCACCCAGGTCGTCGCGGTCAACGAACGCAGCCGCCGGCTGCACACCTTCGTCGACTACCTGGAGCGGCACATCGAGGTCGACGGGGAGCAGCACACCCCGATGGCCATGCAGATGCTCGCCGACCTGTGCGGCGACGACGACGTCAAGTGGCAGGAGTGCGCCGACACGGTCAACCTGGCGCTCACCGCCCGGGCCCGGCTCTGGGACGACATCCTGGCGGCCGTCAAGGAGGGGCGCGACCGGTGA
- a CDS encoding GNAT family N-acetyltransferase codes for MIAAEAADWLADMTDLGPVGWPPAPIRTERLVLRASEARDRATFVELLASPEVHTYLGGPRQRAELERELPEVPERWPGSFVVDLEGAMIGQILLRRATGHRRPAAVGKADLGYLFLPRAWGSGYAAEACSGALAWFDGVLPGEPVVLTTQTANVGSMRLAAKLGFAEVERFQAWGAEQWLGQRPPIPPSARSR; via the coding sequence TTGATTGCTGCCGAGGCTGCTGATTGGCTGGCCGACATGACTGATCTCGGACCCGTCGGCTGGCCGCCCGCCCCGATCCGGACGGAACGGCTCGTGCTGCGCGCGTCCGAGGCCCGGGACCGTGCAACGTTCGTCGAGCTGCTGGCATCGCCGGAGGTGCACACGTACCTCGGCGGGCCCCGACAGCGAGCGGAGCTTGAGCGCGAGCTGCCCGAGGTGCCCGAGCGGTGGCCCGGGAGCTTCGTCGTCGATCTCGAGGGGGCGATGATCGGCCAGATCCTGCTCCGGAGGGCGACGGGGCACCGTCGCCCGGCTGCCGTCGGCAAGGCCGATCTCGGCTACCTGTTTTTGCCGAGAGCCTGGGGATCCGGGTACGCCGCCGAGGCATGCTCGGGGGCACTCGCCTGGTTCGACGGTGTCCTCCCCGGTGAGCCGGTGGTCCTGACCACGCAGACCGCCAACGTCGGCTCGATGCGCCTCGCGGCGAAGCTGGGGTTCGCCGAGGTGGAGCGGTTCCAGGCCTGGGGCGCCGAGCAATGGCTCGGTCAGCGGCCCCCGATCCCGCCCTCTGCTCGATCCAGGTGA
- a CDS encoding Type 1 glutamine amidotransferase-like domain-containing protein, which yields MKLLLTSGGVTNPSIHSALVQLLGKPVAECHALCIPTAQWGHPMCGPTSVRGFVAAEPRFRHLSGLGWASLGVLELTALPTIGAERWVAWVREADVLLVDGGDATYLCHWMRESGLADLLPTLPDTVWVGVSAGSMVMTSRIGTYFVEWPAAPDDRTLGVVDFSIFPHLDLFPTNTLTHAARWAAEIGGPAYAIDEQTAIKVVDGSVEVVSEGQWKKFG from the coding sequence GTGAAGCTCTTGCTGACGTCCGGCGGCGTCACGAACCCCAGCATCCACTCGGCGCTCGTGCAACTCCTCGGCAAGCCGGTCGCCGAGTGCCACGCCCTCTGCATCCCGACAGCGCAGTGGGGCCACCCGATGTGCGGCCCGACGTCGGTACGGGGCTTCGTGGCCGCCGAGCCCAGGTTCCGGCACCTGTCCGGCCTGGGCTGGGCGTCACTCGGTGTCCTCGAACTCACCGCCCTGCCCACCATCGGTGCGGAGCGCTGGGTTGCCTGGGTTCGGGAGGCCGACGTCCTCCTGGTCGACGGCGGCGACGCGACGTACCTCTGCCACTGGATGCGGGAGTCCGGGCTGGCCGACCTGCTGCCGACGCTGCCCGACACGGTCTGGGTGGGGGTGAGTGCCGGAAGCATGGTGATGACGTCTCGGATCGGGACGTACTTCGTCGAGTGGCCGGCCGCGCCGGACGACCGCACGCTGGGAGTCGTCGACTTCTCGATCTTCCCGCACCTGGACCTCTTCCCGACGAACACCCTGACCCACGCGGCGCGGTGGGCCGCCGAGATCGGTGGTCCGGCCTACGCCATCGACGAACAGACGGCCATCAAGGTGGTCGACGGCTCGGTGGAGGTGGTCTCCGAGGGACAGTGGAAGAAGTTCGGGTAG
- a CDS encoding HAD family hydrolase, with amino-acid sequence MAETRQPVAGIVFDMDGTLIESHRVVPAAYRAAVLDGGGPPRSDAEVIAGYRLGAPVDLLTHLLGRPATEADLACYHEHLAARAELVTVYPGVAELLAEVAGRVPVGLFTGASHRSAEILLGSAGLLGHFRVVLGGDQVARPKPAPDGVELACRRLGVAPARTAYVGDSPLDLRAAEASGALAVAAAWGHMHDPMAPADVTADHPADLLALTA; translated from the coding sequence ATGGCAGAGACACGGCAACCGGTGGCCGGCATCGTCTTCGACATGGACGGCACCCTGATCGAGTCGCACCGGGTGGTACCCGCGGCGTACCGCGCGGCCGTGCTGGACGGGGGCGGTCCGCCGCGCTCCGACGCCGAGGTGATCGCGGGCTACCGGCTGGGCGCGCCGGTCGACCTGCTCACCCACCTGCTCGGGCGGCCGGCCACCGAGGCGGACCTGGCCTGCTACCACGAGCACCTGGCCGCCCGCGCCGAGCTGGTCACCGTCTATCCCGGGGTGGCGGAGCTGCTCGCCGAGGTGGCCGGCCGGGTCCCCGTGGGCCTCTTCACGGGTGCGAGCCACCGCTCGGCCGAGATCCTGCTCGGCAGCGCCGGGCTGCTCGGCCACTTCCGGGTCGTCCTGGGCGGGGACCAGGTCGCCCGCCCCAAGCCCGCACCGGACGGGGTCGAGCTGGCCTGCCGACGGCTGGGCGTGGCGCCGGCCCGCACAGCGTACGTGGGTGACTCACCACTGGACCTGCGGGCCGCCGAGGCCAGTGGCGCCCTCGCGGTGGCCGCCGCCTGGGGGCACATGCACGATCCGATGGCGCCCGCCGACGTCACCGCCGACCATCCCGCCGACCTGCTGGCCCTGACCGCCTGA
- a CDS encoding SGNH/GDSL hydrolase family protein — translation MASTLTESTDPFCLRCGESAELLRGHPWRRFVVLGDSVAEGLCEPVDGYPDLQWADRIAAELTAARPGLAYLNLGRRGLRAHEVRAAQLAPALAFGPDLALVVCGGNDAFSRAYDPDAVDAELAAMIGELRAAGAEVITVGMFDVSHSPAVPPALRAGLGERMRLLADRTAALADRHGALHVHLTDHPLVADPSLYSSDGRHGSARSDAIAAAETVRRLGARLTAGR, via the coding sequence ATGGCATCGACGCTTACCGAATCGACGGACCCCTTCTGCCTGCGCTGCGGGGAGAGCGCCGAGCTGCTGCGCGGGCATCCGTGGCGGCGGTTCGTGGTGCTGGGCGACAGCGTGGCCGAGGGGCTGTGCGAGCCGGTCGACGGCTACCCGGACCTCCAGTGGGCGGACCGGATCGCCGCCGAGCTGACCGCCGCCCGCCCCGGCCTGGCGTACCTGAACCTGGGCCGGCGCGGGCTGCGGGCGCACGAGGTCCGCGCGGCGCAACTGGCCCCGGCGCTGGCCTTCGGCCCCGACCTGGCGTTGGTGGTCTGCGGCGGCAACGACGCGTTCAGCCGGGCGTACGACCCGGACGCGGTCGACGCGGAGCTGGCCGCGATGATCGGCGAGCTGCGGGCGGCCGGCGCCGAGGTGATCACGGTCGGCATGTTCGACGTCTCGCACAGCCCGGCCGTGCCGCCCGCCCTGCGCGCCGGCCTGGGCGAGCGGATGCGCCTGCTGGCCGACCGCACGGCCGCGCTGGCCGACCGGCACGGCGCCCTGCACGTGCACCTCACCGACCATCCGCTGGTCGCCGACCCGTCGCTCTACAGCAGCGACGGCCGGCACGGCAGCGCCCGCAGCGACGCCATCGCCGCGGCGGAGACCGTCCGCCGCCTCGGCGCCCGCCTCACCGCGGGCCGCTGA
- a CDS encoding thiamine pyrophosphate-dependent dehydrogenase E1 component subunit alpha, which yields MTDDPVRLYRTVRLIRRFEERAIELVRSGHIVGGIHPYLGQEGIAAGVCAALRPTDLVTGTHRGHGHVLAKGADPARTMAELCGRETGSNRGRGGSMHAADFSVGVLGANAIVGAAGAILTGAVWARRRRDDDVVGATFFGDGAVNEGMLLEAFNLAALWRVPVLFVCENNGYATTMPVRGAVAGTITGRAEAFGMPAAVVDGQDPEAVRDVTAAAVARMRAGGGPELVEARTYRFDAHHTFEHSVRLDYRPPQEVAAGRERDPVVIQGARLPADRRAKVDAEVEATLAAAVEFALAGPHPDPAGALDHLYASGLVARTGGG from the coding sequence GTGACCGACGACCCGGTCCGGCTCTACCGGACGGTCCGGCTGATCCGCCGGTTCGAGGAGCGGGCGATCGAGCTGGTCCGCTCCGGGCACATCGTCGGCGGCATCCACCCGTACCTCGGGCAGGAGGGGATCGCCGCCGGGGTGTGCGCGGCGCTGCGGCCGACGGACCTGGTCACCGGCACCCACCGCGGGCACGGCCACGTGCTCGCCAAGGGCGCCGACCCGGCCCGGACGATGGCCGAGCTGTGCGGTCGGGAGACCGGGTCGAACCGGGGCCGGGGCGGGTCGATGCACGCCGCCGACTTCTCGGTCGGGGTGCTCGGCGCCAACGCGATCGTCGGGGCCGCCGGCGCGATCCTCACCGGGGCGGTGTGGGCGCGCCGGCGGCGCGACGACGACGTGGTCGGGGCTACCTTCTTCGGCGACGGCGCGGTCAACGAGGGGATGCTGCTGGAGGCGTTCAACCTGGCCGCGCTCTGGCGGGTGCCGGTGCTGTTCGTCTGCGAGAACAACGGCTACGCCACCACCATGCCCGTGCGGGGCGCGGTGGCCGGCACCATCACCGGCCGGGCCGAGGCGTTCGGCATGCCGGCCGCCGTCGTCGACGGCCAGGACCCCGAGGCGGTACGCGACGTCACCGCCGCGGCCGTCGCGCGGATGCGCGCCGGCGGCGGCCCCGAGCTGGTCGAGGCCCGCACCTACCGCTTCGACGCCCACCACACCTTCGAACATTCGGTACGCCTCGACTACCGCCCGCCGCAGGAGGTGGCGGCCGGTCGGGAGCGGGATCCGGTGGTGATCCAGGGCGCCCGGCTCCCCGCCGACCGGCGCGCCAAGGTCGACGCCGAGGTCGAGGCGACGCTGGCGGCGGCGGTGGAGTTCGCCCTCGCCGGCCCGCACCCGGACCCGGCCGGCGCCCTGGACCACCTGTACGCCAGCGGGCTGGTCGCCCGAACCGGAGGTGGCTGA
- a CDS encoding MmcQ/YjbR family DNA-binding protein, whose product MATWDDVRRIALALPETTERGTYDDLPAWRVRDKPFVWERPLRRPDLDALGDAAPTGPILGVRVPDLGAKEALLADDPEVFFTTPHFDGYPAVLVRLDRISVDELTELVTEAWYARAPKRLAAELRAQGAERPRR is encoded by the coding sequence ATGGCAACCTGGGACGACGTACGCCGGATCGCGCTCGCCCTGCCCGAGACCACCGAGCGGGGGACGTACGACGACCTGCCGGCCTGGCGGGTGCGGGACAAGCCCTTCGTCTGGGAGCGGCCGCTGCGCCGCCCCGACCTCGACGCGCTCGGCGACGCCGCGCCCACCGGTCCGATCCTCGGCGTCCGGGTGCCCGACCTGGGCGCGAAGGAGGCGCTGCTCGCCGACGACCCGGAGGTCTTCTTCACCACGCCGCACTTCGACGGCTACCCGGCGGTGCTGGTCCGGCTCGACCGGATCAGCGTCGACGAGCTGACCGAGCTGGTCACCGAGGCCTGGTACGCGCGGGCCCCGAAGCGGCTCGCAGCCGAGCTACGGGCGCAAGGGGCCGAGCGCCCACGCCGGTAA
- a CDS encoding S1 family peptidase, protein MRITRTPRRIQLLAAAVGLAAVGTFTQPAAAAPQVTYSATALAAVADAVQQSGVDGIAWHVDATSRRVVVTADSTVSAADVAALKRQAGTKAGALRIDRASGVFRPLLSAGNAIYGGGYRCSLGFNVVSGSTYYFLTAGHCGDVANTWYTDSGQKTLIGPTVGSSFPGNDYALVRYDNTSLSHPGGYTAADPYVGESVKRTGSTTGTHSGTVTALNVTVRYTGSGTVKGMIQTTVCAEPGDSGGPLYDGTKALGITSGGSGDCRTGGTTFYQPVKEAASAYRVTVY, encoded by the coding sequence GTGAGGATCACCCGTACGCCCCGCCGGATCCAGCTGCTGGCCGCCGCCGTCGGCCTCGCCGCAGTCGGCACCTTCACCCAACCCGCCGCCGCGGCCCCGCAGGTCACCTACAGCGCCACCGCTCTGGCCGCGGTCGCCGACGCCGTCCAGCAGTCCGGCGTCGACGGCATCGCCTGGCACGTCGACGCCACGTCCCGACGGGTCGTGGTCACCGCCGACAGCACCGTCTCCGCGGCCGACGTCGCCGCCCTCAAGCGGCAGGCCGGCACGAAGGCCGGCGCGCTGCGCATCGACCGGGCTTCCGGAGTGTTCCGGCCGCTGCTGTCGGCCGGCAACGCCATCTACGGCGGCGGCTACCGCTGCTCGCTCGGCTTCAACGTGGTCAGCGGCAGCACCTACTACTTCCTCACCGCCGGGCACTGCGGCGACGTGGCAAACACCTGGTACACCGACTCCGGGCAGAAGACCCTGATCGGCCCGACCGTCGGCTCCAGCTTCCCGGGCAACGACTACGCCCTGGTCCGCTACGACAACACGTCGCTGAGCCACCCCGGCGGCTACACCGCCGCCGACCCGTACGTCGGGGAGTCGGTGAAGCGCACCGGCTCGACCACCGGCACGCACAGCGGCACCGTCACCGCCCTCAACGTCACCGTCCGCTACACCGGCAGCGGCACCGTCAAGGGCATGATCCAGACCACCGTCTGCGCCGAGCCGGGCGACTCCGGCGGCCCGCTCTACGACGGGACCAAGGCGCTGGGCATCACCTCCGGCGGCAGCGGTGACTGCCGCACCGGCGGCACCACCTTCTACCAGCCGGTCAAGGAGGCCGCGAGCGCGTACCGGGTGACCGTCTACTGA